In Helianthus annuus cultivar XRQ/B chromosome 8, HanXRQr2.0-SUNRISE, whole genome shotgun sequence, a single genomic region encodes these proteins:
- the LOC110873480 gene encoding ubiquitin-like-conjugating enzyme ATG10 isoform X2, protein MVSNNATCDGSLSSTDFQIVANAFAEKWKKFNSDFPEWLWIDCSNRLGFAAHGVSDGYLSVQNVFFKVQSSLKEEHGECSSNDYEEPFDNATLSTSDDGHWYDFHIVYSSSYNVPVLYFRAHSSDGQLLNQDEIEKNLPTESAKVLTESKWTFITQQEHPYLNRPWYTLHPCGTSEWMKLLLAGENSTAENRAEQYLISWFSVVGQVFGLKLPLDMVKSDG, encoded by the exons ATGGTTTCCAACAATGCAACTTGCGATGGAAGCCTCTCATCAACCGATTTCCAAATTGTTGCCAATGCTTTCGCTGAGAAGTGGAAGAAGTTTAATTCGGATTTTCCTGAATGGTTATGGATTGATTGCTCAAACAGACTAGGGTTCGCAGCTCATGGAGTCAGCGACGGATATTTGTCTGTACAAAATGTGTTCTTTAAAGTTCAAAGTTCTCTCAAG GAAGAACATGGTGAATGCAGTTCAAACGATTATGAAGAACCGTTTGATAATGCCACTTTG AGCACTAGCGATGATGGACATTGGTATGATTTCCACATAGTATACAGCTCTTCATACAATGTTCCGGTGCTCTACTTTCGTGCACACAGTAGTG ACGGACAACTTTTGAACCAAGATGAAATTGAAAAGAATCTACCAACAGAATCCGCCAAGGTGCTAACAGAATCCAAATGGACCTTCATAACTCAACAA GAGCACCCGTACTTGAATAGACCATGGTACACGCTACATCCATGTGGAACAAGTGAGTGGATGAAGCTACTCCTTGCTGGTGAGAATTCGACAGCCGAAAATAGGGCCGAGCAATACTTGATATCATGGTTTTCAGTGGTTGGCCAAGTTTTTGGTCTGAAATTGCCCTTAGATATGGTAAAAAGCGATGGTTAA
- the LOC110873480 gene encoding ubiquitin-like-conjugating enzyme ATG10 isoform X1, which translates to MVSNNATCDGSLSSTDFQIVANAFAEKWKKFNSDFPEWLWIDCSNRLGFAAHGVSDGYLSVQNVFFKVQSSLKEEHGECSSNDYEEPFDNATLVQSTSDDGHWYDFHIVYSSSYNVPVLYFRAHSSDGQLLNQDEIEKNLPTESAKVLTESKWTFITQQEHPYLNRPWYTLHPCGTSEWMKLLLAGENSTAENRAEQYLISWFSVVGQVFGLKLPLDMVKSDG; encoded by the exons ATGGTTTCCAACAATGCAACTTGCGATGGAAGCCTCTCATCAACCGATTTCCAAATTGTTGCCAATGCTTTCGCTGAGAAGTGGAAGAAGTTTAATTCGGATTTTCCTGAATGGTTATGGATTGATTGCTCAAACAGACTAGGGTTCGCAGCTCATGGAGTCAGCGACGGATATTTGTCTGTACAAAATGTGTTCTTTAAAGTTCAAAGTTCTCTCAAG GAAGAACATGGTGAATGCAGTTCAAACGATTATGAAGAACCGTTTGATAATGCCACTTTG GTGCAGAGCACTAGCGATGATGGACATTGGTATGATTTCCACATAGTATACAGCTCTTCATACAATGTTCCGGTGCTCTACTTTCGTGCACACAGTAGTG ACGGACAACTTTTGAACCAAGATGAAATTGAAAAGAATCTACCAACAGAATCCGCCAAGGTGCTAACAGAATCCAAATGGACCTTCATAACTCAACAA GAGCACCCGTACTTGAATAGACCATGGTACACGCTACATCCATGTGGAACAAGTGAGTGGATGAAGCTACTCCTTGCTGGTGAGAATTCGACAGCCGAAAATAGGGCCGAGCAATACTTGATATCATGGTTTTCAGTGGTTGGCCAAGTTTTTGGTCTGAAATTGCCCTTAGATATGGTAAAAAGCGATGGTTAA
- the LOC110873481 gene encoding photosystem I reaction center subunit XI, chloroplastic, with amino-acid sequence MASLQLKTGLTSSLTTTRPVAPRGLSGSPLRVFPSSKRSSSTIKAVQSEKPTYQVIQPINGDPFIGSLETPVTSSPLIAWYLSNLPGYRTAVNPLLRGIEVGLAHGFFLVGPFVKAGPLRNTEYAGAAGSLAAGGLVVILSICLTMYGIASFKEGEPSIAPSLTLTGRKKEPDQLQTADGWAKFTGGFFFGGISGVIWAYFLLYVLDLPYYVK; translated from the exons ATGGCTAGCCTCCAGCTCAAGACTGGCTTGACCTCTTCATTGACCACCACAAGGCCGGTTGCACCAAGAGGCCTTTCTGGTTCACCTCTTAGGGTCTTCCCTTCTTCCAAGAGATCGTCCTCCACCATCAAAGCCGTTCAGAGTGAGAAG CCTACATACCAAGTAATCCAGCCCATCAATGGTGACCCGTTCATCGGAAGTCTCGAGACTCCAGTGACATCAAGCCCGTTAATCGCATGGTACCTCTCAAACCTTCCAGGATACCGAACTGCAGTGAACCCGTTGCTTCGTGGCATTGAGGTCGGGCTAGCTCATGGGTTCTTCCTAGTGGGCCCATTTGTGAAGGCAGGCCCATTGAGGAACACAGAGTATGCAGGTGCAGCTGGATCACTAGCCGCGGGTGGGCTAGTCGTAATTCTTAGCATTTGCTTGACAATGTACGGGATCGCATCGTTCAAAGAAGGCGAGCCATCGATTGCACCATCGTTGACTTTGACCGGGAGGAAGAAGGAACCGGACCAGCTTCAAACAGCCGATGGTTGGGCCAAGTTTACTGGCGGTTTTTTCTTTGGTGGGATCTCTGGTGTCATTTGGGCTTACTTCCTTCTTTATGTTCTTGACCTTCCTTACTATGTTAAGTAG